The Daucus carota subsp. sativus chromosome 2, DH1 v3.0, whole genome shotgun sequence genome includes a window with the following:
- the LOC108206755 gene encoding uncharacterized protein LOC108206755: protein MWGFISKAIGSAGFKKSSTEQGRASLESSDDETCSNDSSEEGMECPICWESFNIVENVPYVLWCGHTLCKNCLLGLQLASFEVADQKVRIPFFISCPWCHLLTLRLLYKGNLKFPSKNYFILWMLENLNNDRMKSASFAAEDHQVGCSSRSTASTGSHSASINTRRPLCLGQSGSNNNGRNGIARFLGLERPRNFPKPLDFFIRLILKMFFIILLLAIVLFAIPCSFVILAVYLLVTVLFAVPSFLVLYFAYPVLDWLTREFAM from the coding sequence ATGTGGGGCTTTATCTCAAAGGCCATTGGAAGCGCAGGATTCAAGAAGAGCTCTACAGAACAAGGTCGAGCTAGTTTAGAATCTTCAGATGATGAGACCTGCTCAAATGACAGTTCAGAAGAGGGCATGGAATGCCCAATATGCTGGGAATCGTTTAATATTGTGGAGAATGTTCCATATGTCTTATGGTGTGGTCACACACTCTGCAAAAATTGCCTCCTAGGGCTTCAGTTGGCTTCGTTTGAAGTCGCCGATCAGAAAGTCCGGATTCCGTTTTTTATTTCGTGCCCTTGGTGCCATCTGTTAACTTTGCGACTGCTTTACAAGGGGAACCTCAAGTTTCCTTCTAAGAATTACTTTATCCTTTGGATGTTAGAGAACTTGAATAATGACAGGATGAAGTCCGCTTCCTTTGCTGCTGAGGATCATCAAGTGGGTTGCTCCTCAAGAAGCACAGCATCTACTGGAAGTCATTCTGCAAGTATTAATACCAGAAGACCTCTATGCTTGGGACAGTCTGGGTCAAACAATAATGGCCGTAATGGCATCGCTAGGTTTCTAGGTCTGGAGAGGCCTCGTAACTTTCCTAAACCCTTAGATTTCTTCATCCGCTTAATTTTAAAGATGTTCTTCATTATCCTGCTCCTCGCAATTGTTCTTTTTGCAATACCCTGCAGCTTTGTCATCCTGGCTGTGTATTTGCTAGTTACAGTTCTATTTGCAGTCCCATCTTTCCTGGTATTGTACTTCGCATATCCTGTCTTGGATTGGCTGACAAGAGAATTTGCCATGTGA